Within the Pseudomonas chlororaphis subsp. aurantiaca genome, the region ACGGGTGCTGGTGCGCACCAGCTCCGACGACCTGACCCTGGCCAGCGTGCTGGCGATCAACCAGTTGCGCCCCGCCGGCCATGTGGTCGCCCACTTCAACGACAGCGAAATCGCCACCCTGGCCGCCTCCTACGCGCCGAAGCTGGAGTGCACCTCGAGCATGGCCATCGAGATGCTGGTGCGCTCCTCCCAGGACCCGGGCTCCTCGGTGGTGATCAACGAACTGCTGTGCGTCGGCCAGGGCGCCACCCAATACGTCATGCGCCTGCCCGAGACTTACGAGGGCCGTTTCGCCGAACTCTACGTACGTCTCAAGGAAGGCTACAACGCCACCCTGATCGGCTACCGCGCCCGCGGCGCGCAACACCCGCAGATCAACCCGCACAGCGATACGCGGATCCAGGGCGGCGAACTCTTCTACATCGCTTCCAACCGCCTCAAGGACATCGACAATGGGATGGTTTAAACGCTTTCTGGGGCTCCAGGCCCCGGCCACCACAAGCTCGAGTTTCGCCACCGGCCCACTGGGCCTGAGCATGGGCGCGGGCATCCGCTTCGATGCCAGCCTCAAGCTGCTGCTCGCCGACAACAGCCGCGTGGCGATCCCCGGCGACCAGGCGGTCTACAGCGAAGGCCTGGTGGACCTGGGCCAGTCCGAATGGCTGTCGCGCTACTACCTGGACGACGAGGACTACTGGCTGCAGGTGCACACCAGCGGCGGCATCGACGGCCAGGTCAAATCGATCATCCTGTTCAACTACCTGAGCAACCAGGCCGTCAACAGCGAAGCCGAGCTGCGCCGCCTGGCCGGCCCGGACAGCCTGATCGGCCAGCCCACCTACAGCCTCGACGGCGTCGAGTACCAGCGCGAATGGGGCACCGAAGCCGGGCAGACCGAGCTGGTGCCGCTGCGCGAGCAGGTGTCCAAGCCGGACGAGACCTTCGCCTTCGAAAGCCACTCGATGCTCTATGCCCGTGACACCGGCCTGACCAATCGCCGCGAATTCCTGCTGTTTTCCGTGGAGCAATACGCCGACGGCAGCGTCAGCCTGGTGACCTCACTGGGCATTTCCCTGTACATGACCGACCTGCAAACCCTCTGACAAGGACCAGAACCCATGCTTGAAGCCCTTTCCATTTCCCTGAACAAATTCGCCGTGGTCGGTTTCCTGACCTACATCCTCGGGGCGGCCGTGCTGTTCGCCCTGTTCCAGTTCGTCTACACCCGCCTGACGCCGCACAAGGAGTTCCAGCTGATCCGCGAGGGCAACGTCTCCGCTGCCATCGCCCTGGGCGGCGCCATCATCGGTTTCGCCATCCCGGCGAGCAACGTCATCGCCTACTCCATCAGCCTGCTGGACTTCGCCGTCTGGGCGCTGATCGCCGCCGTGGTGCAACTGCTGGCGTTCCTGATGACCAGCCTGGTGCTCAAGGGCACTTCGCAGCGCATCCGCAACGGTGAAATCGCCGCCGGCATCTACGTCGCCGCCGTGGCCATCAGCGTCGGCCTGCTCAACGCCGCCTGCATGACCCCTTCGCAGAACTGATCGACCGCACGGAGCCCTCGATGAAACGAAGCCAATACGTTCAGCTCTCCCTGGCCGCCTCGGTGGCGCTGGCGATCTCGGGCTGCAACTCGGAGCCGGAGACCCTCGCGGTCCAGCAGAAATTCAACTTCCAGTCGGTGCAGGAATGCGTGGACGGCAAGATCGCCGTGGACGTCTGCTCCGATGCCTATATCAAGGCCATGGCGGAGCACCGCGCCCAGGCGCCGGTCTACGACAACCAGGCCGACTGCGATGCCGACTTCGTCGAAAACTGGTGCCAGATAGACTCCAACGGCAAGTTCGTGCCGAAGCTGGGCGGCTTTGAAATCAACGCCCAGGGCGCCTTCACCCGCGAGCAGTTGGCGGCGGCCGGGGTCAGCCCCGGAGCCGGACAGGGTTCGTCGCTCAGCAGTATCGACAGCGGCCTGCTCACCGGCCTGCTGATCGGCAACCTGCTCAGCGGCGGTAGCCGCAACTATTACTCCGAGCCGGTCTACCGCTATCGCGACGACCGCGGCAACTACGCCAACTCGACGCTCAACCAGCGCATCGCCAGCGGCTCGACCTTCTCCAGGTCGCGCCAGGCGCAGTCGGGCAGCGGCTTCCGGACCACCACCCGGCCGATGTCGGTGTCCTCCTCTACCTCCCGTGGCGGCTTCGGCAGCCAGGCCAGCGCCCGTAGCGGCTGGGGCGGCTCCAGCTCCTCGAGCTGGAGTTCGGGACGCTCGAGCAGCTAAGGAACCGCGCCATGAAGAAGATCCTCTGCAACGAACGCCCGGACTGGCGACAGACCGCGGAAAAACTCGGCTTCCTGTTCCACACCATCGACGGCGAAGCCTACTGGGACGAAAGCGCCTACTACCAGTTCAGCCTCAAGCAGATCGAGGACGACCTGGAAGACCCGACCACCCAGATCCATGAGATGTGCATGGACCTGGTGGACCGGGTGGTGCGCAGCGAGGCCCTGCTGGATCGCCTGAGCATTCCGCCGGCCTTCTACGACATGATCCGCACCTCATGGCTCGACGGTCACCCGCACCTCTATGGCCGCCTGGATTTTTCCTATAACGGCCAGGGCCCGGCCAAGCTGCTGGAGCTCAACTACGACACCCCCACCAGCCTCTATGAAACCGCGGCGTTCCAATGGGGCTGGCTGGAGCAGAACATCGAGCGTGGCGTGCTGCCGAGGCATGCCGACCAGTTCAACAGCATCGACACCCGGCTGCACCAGGCCTTCGCCCAGCTGGGGATCGAGCGCCCGTTCTACTTCGCCTCGATGAAGGACTCGGTGGAAGACCGCGCCACCACCGACTACCTGCGCCTGATCGCGAAAAAGGCCGGCATCGAGTCGCGGCATATCGACGTGGAAGACATCGGCCTCACCGCCGAAGGCCGCTTCGTCGACCTGCAGGACCGCTGGATTCCGCACCTGTTCAAGCTGCACGCCTGGGAGTTCATCTTCCACGAGCCCTTCGGCGCGGCGATCGCCGCCAGCGACACGCAGTTCTTCGAACCGGCGTGGAAATCCATCCTCTCCAACAAGGGCATCCTGCCGCTGCTCTGGGAGGCCCACCCGGGCCACCCGAACCTGCTGGAAACCCACCTGGACCTGCACCCGCAGCGCGACGTGCCCAGGGGCTGGGTGCGCAAGCCGTTCTTTTCCCGCGAAGGCGCCAACATCGAGTTGCGCACCCCGCAGGACGAGGTGGTCAAGGAAGACGGTCCCTACACTGACGCGCCCTACATCCTGCAGTCCTTCGCCCCGCTGCCGCGCTTTGGCGACAGCTACACCCTGATCGGCTCCTGGGTCATCGGCGACCAGGCCGCCGGCATCGGCGTGCGCGAAGACGACAGCCTGATCACCAAGGACTCCAGCCGCTTCCTGCCGCACCTGATCCTCGACTGACCTATCCGCCGGGGCGCGCAATGCGCCTCGGTCTATGACTCAACGGTTGCAGCACAATAACTATCGCCGGCATCGTTATGGCCGTTATTCAGAACTGCCTTATATAACTTTCCCCTTCATTTATCTGAGTTCCGATACAGACCTTACTTAAAGCTGAACGAACATATGATTCGTGGCAATTTAATCTTGACTTGACAGGTTGGCCTGAGTAAATTGCGCGGGCCGGCCAAACCGGCCTTTTTTCAACTCACTAAAGAAGCCAATGGACACAGTATCTAGACGCTGTCTGGTCGATGCGCTTGCGCAAGGCTGGGCACTTAACCCAGAAAATGACGGGGCTCGACTTTTCGGTCGGGTGAGCTGCGCTAGAGCTTGACGCTCCTTCGTAACTTGCCTTCACCGGAGCCAGTCCGGTCGCGAGGCAACTGTTATGAACTTCAAATCCACTGTAATGCCCGGCGTACGCACCTTTGCATCGACCATGCGGGTCAAGCCCTGCGCTGAGCGCGCGGGCGCCTCCCGGGTCGGCACCCTGTATTCCGCCCCCTCCTCGCAAACCCGGCCGCGGGCCAACTGGCGCGTCTGCCCGGTCACCTGCCGGCTCCAGCAACGCTGGAGTTTCGACGACAGCCAGGACCCTCAGAGTCGGAGCCTGGCCGGCCTCCTGATGCGGGCCGGCCTGCTGCTGAGCCTGTCCCGGGACTCGCACTTCTAGTTCAACCGAAGGCACTTCCAAGTCCTTCCTGAACGTTTTCCTTAATAAGGAATTCGGCAACTTTGTATTGCCTGCTTAAAACTAAAAGTTGGTGGCCATTATTATGGACGAAGCCAGTAGTAGGTTCGTCGTCTATTCATGTTCAGTGAATAGGCGGCGAACGTTAAAACCAATAAAACGCAACTACCTGAATCGATCGCTTACTTGCGGCTCGACATACGTTCGCTCGTCTTTGAATAGGTGAGTGGTTTGTGTGTCGTGCCGCAAGCCTGCGGTAGGAGCACACGTAATGACTACGGTAAAAACCCGCACCTCCTCCTCGCAAAACCCCACCCGCGACGACACTCGGCTGTCGATGCGGGCCGCCCGCGAAGCGCAGAACAGCCTTGGCGTGACCCTGGACAACGTCAAGTCGAACGCCAACGGCCTGACCGAACTCGACGCCGAAGGCCGCCTGCAGCGCGACGGCTTCAACGAGGTGGCCCACGACCGGCCGCCCTACGCCCTGGTGCAATTGCTGCAAGCCTTCAACAACCCGTTCATCTATGTGCTGATGACCCTGACCGGCATCAGCTTCTTCACCGACTTCTGGCTGCCCCTGCAGTCCGGCGAGGAAACCGACCTGACCGGGGTGGTCATCGTCCTGGTCATGGTCCTGGTCAGCGGCCTGATGCGTTTCTGGCAGGAATACCGTTCGGCCAAGGCCGCCGAGGCGCTCAAGGCCATGGTGCGGACCACCGCCACCGTGCTGCGCCGCGAGCAGATGGGCATGAAAGCCGCGCTGCGCGAAGTGCCGATGCGCGACCTGGTGGTCGGCGACATCGTGCAGCTGTCGGCCGGCGACATGATCCCCGCCGATATCCGCCTGATCGAATCCCGCGACCTGTTCATCAGCCAGGCGGTGCTGACTGGCGAGGCGCTGCCAGTGGAGAAGTACGACACCCTGGGCGCGGTGCAGGAGAAATCCGCCCACCGCACGGCGGCCGACCAGCAGGACCTGCTCGACCTGCCGAACATCTGCTTCATGGGCACCAATGTGGTCAGCGGCACCGCCACCGCGGTGGTGGTGGCCACCGGGTCGCGCACCTACTTCGGTTCCCTGGCGCGCTCCATCGTCGGCTCGCGGACCCAGACCGCCTTCGACCGCGGGGTCAACAGCGTCAGCTGGCTGCTGATCCGCTTCATGCTGGTGATGGTGCCGGTGGTGCTGCTGATCAACGGCTTTACCAAGGGTGACTGGGCCGAGGCCTTCATGTTCGCCCTGGCGGTGGCTGTCGGCCTGACCCCGGAAATGCTGCCGATGATCGTCAGCGCCAACCTGGCCAAGGGCGCCGCGGCCATGGCCAAGCGCAAGGTGGTGGTCAAGCGCCTCAACGCGATCCAGAACTTCGGCGCCATGGACGTGCTGTGCACCGACAAGACCGGCACCCTGACCCAGGACCGGATCATCCTCGAGCACCACGTCGATATCAGCGGCAGCCGCTGCGACCAGGTGCTGCAACTGGCCTGGCTCAACAGCTACCACCAGAGCGGCATGAAGAACCTGATGGACCGCGCGGTGGTGAGCTACGCCGAAAACAACCCGAAGTTCAGCGCGCCCGATGCCTGGAGCAAGGTCGATGAACTGCCGTTCGATTTCGTCCGCCGGCGCCTCTCGGTGATCCTCGCCGACGCCAGCGGCCATCACCTGCTGGTGTGCAAGGGCGCGGTCGAGGAAATGCTCGACACCGCCACCCGGGTACGCCAGGACGGCGTCACGGTGGCCCTCGACGCCGGGCGCCGGGCGGCGCTGCTGGAGCTGGCCGAGGAGTACAACCGCGACGGTTTCCGCGTGCTGCTGGTCGGCACCCGCGACCTGGCGCCGGGGCAGACCCGCCAGCAGTACAGCGCCAGCGACGAGCGCGAGCTGATCATCGAAGGCTTCCTGACCTTCCTCGATCCGCCCAAGGAAACCGCCGGCCCGGCCATCGCCGCGCTGCGCGAGAACGGCGTGACGGTGAAGGTGCTGACCGGCGACAACCCGATCGTCACCGCGAAGGTCTGCCGCGAGGTCGGCCTGGAAGTCGGCCAGCCGCTGCTCGGGCGCGATATCGAGAACATGGACGACGCGGTGCTCGCGCGCCTGGTGGAAGAACGCACGGTGTTCGCCAAGCTCACCCCGCTGCAGAAATCCCGGGTGCTCAAGGCCCTGCAGGCCAACGGGCACACCGTGGGCTTCCTCGGCGACGGCATCAACGATGCGCCGGCGCTGCGCGACGCCGACGTCGGTATCTCAGTGGACAGCGGCACCGACATCGCCAAGGAATCGGCCGACATCATCCTCCTGGAAAAGAGTCTGATGGTCCTGGAGGAAGGCGTGATCAAGGGCCGCGAGACCTTCGGCAACATCATGAAGTACCTGAACATGACTGCCAGTTCCAACTTCGGCAACGTGTTCTCGGTGCTGGTGGCCAGTGCGTTCATCCCGTTCCTGCCGATGCTGGCGATCCACCTGCTGCTGCAGAACCTGATGTACGACATCTCCCAGCTGTCGCTGCCCTGGGACAAGATGGACAAGGAGTTCCTGCGCAAGCCGCGCAAGTGGGACGCCAGGAACATCGGGCGCTTCATGCTGTGGATCGGGCCGACCTCGTCGATCTTCGACATCACCACCTACGCCCTGATGTGGTTCGTGTTCGCCGCCAACAGCGTGGAAATGGCTGCCCTGTTCCAGTCCGGCTGGTTCATCGAAGGCCTGCTCTCGCAGACCCTGGTGGTGCACATGCTGCGCACCCAGAAGATCCCGTTCATCCAGAGCACCGCGGCGTTGCCGGTGATGCTGATGACCGGCCTGGTGATGGCCCTGGGCATCTACGTGCCGTTCTCGCCGCTGGGTGAAATGGTCGGCCTGGTACCGCTGCCGTGGGAATACTTCCCTTGGCTGGTCGGCACCCTGCTGTGCTACTGCGTCGTCGCCCAGACCATGAAGACCCTCTACATCCGTCGCTTCAAGCAATGGTTCTGAGGACTTGAGCCGGGACCGCGTCATCGGCCGCAGCAAGGCATATGACGCGGTTCTTCCGATAGCCAGTGGCGCGCCAATCGCGGGCAAGCCTCGCGCCTGCGGTTCTGTGCCGTCCGGAGAACAACCATGAAACCGATCACCGAACGGCTGGCTCGTGGCGAGCGCAGCTTGCGCGCCCTGCTGGTCAGCACCCTGGAAGGTATCGCCGCGCTGATCACCCTGGTCGGCATCCGGATGTATGCCCGGGGCCTGTTGAGCCGCGGTGCCATTCGCCTGCTGCTGGGCCTTGCCAGCGCCATTCATCGCCGCTGCATCCGCCTGCTGCGATCCGCCAAGCCATGAAACACACAAGGGAGAGTCCTCATGTCGGGAACTACTCTGCTGATCAACCTCGCCGGCTCCATCGCCCTGCTGCTGTGGGGCACCCAGATGATTTCCTCGGCGCTGCTGCGCGGCTTCGGCACCCGGTTGCGCCAGTGGCTGGGGCAGCACCTGAACAACCGCTGGATGGCCCTGCTGTCCGGCATCGCCATCACCGGGGTCCTGCAAAGCAGCACCGCGGTGAGCCTGATGGCCAGCTCCTTTACCGCCACCGGCACCCTGGGGCTGGCCCCCGCGCTGGCGGTGATGCTCGGGGCCAATATCGGCTCGACCCTGGTGGTGCAACTGCTCAGCGTCGATATCTCGATCCTCACGCCGCTGGTGTTGCTGGCGGGCTTTATCGTGTTCCGCCTGCGCGACGACTCGCGCTTTGAAAGCCTCGGCTGCGCGCTGATCGGCCTGGGGCTGATGCTGCTGGCCCTGCGCATGCTCGGCGCTACCTTAGGCGAAGTGGAAGGCACGCCGGTGTTCGCCGCGCTGATGCGAGGCCTCGACGGCGACCTGCTGATCGCCCTGCTGGCGGCGGCGCTGCTGACCTGGCTGTGCCATTCCAGCGTCGCCGTGGTGCTGCTGGTGGCGTCCCTGGCCGCCACCGGGCTGCTGTCGTCGGTGACCGCCATGGCCCTGGTGCTGGGGATCAATATCGGCGGCGCCCTGCCGTCGCTGCTGAACGCCGATTCCAGCGTCGCCCGGCGCCTGCCCCTGGGCAATCTGCTGGTACGTCTCAGCGGCGCCGCCGTGCTGCTGCCGTGCCTGCCCTGGATCGCCCAGAGCGCGCCGGTCGCCGCTCTCGATGCCAGCCTGCAGGTGGTCTACCTGCACAGCCTGTTCAACCTGGTGCTGGCGCTGTTGTTCATCGGCCTGACCGGGCCCATGGCAACCTTGCTCAACCGCCTGCTGCCGGAGCCGCCGCGCGACGTCGACCCGGGCATGCCCCACTACCTGGACGAAGCCGGCCTGGCGGTGGCCAATATCG harbors:
- a CDS encoding DUF2491 family protein — translated: MGWFKRFLGLQAPATTSSSFATGPLGLSMGAGIRFDASLKLLLADNSRVAIPGDQAVYSEGLVDLGQSEWLSRYYLDDEDYWLQVHTSGGIDGQVKSIILFNYLSNQAVNSEAELRRLAGPDSLIGQPTYSLDGVEYQREWGTEAGQTELVPLREQVSKPDETFAFESHSMLYARDTGLTNRREFLLFSVEQYADGSVSLVTSLGISLYMTDLQTL
- a CDS encoding DUF350 domain-containing protein, yielding MLEALSISLNKFAVVGFLTYILGAAVLFALFQFVYTRLTPHKEFQLIREGNVSAAIALGGAIIGFAIPASNVIAYSISLLDFAVWALIAAVVQLLAFLMTSLVLKGTSQRIRNGEIAAGIYVAAVAISVGLLNAACMTPSQN
- a CDS encoding DUF1190 domain-containing protein is translated as MKRSQYVQLSLAASVALAISGCNSEPETLAVQQKFNFQSVQECVDGKIAVDVCSDAYIKAMAEHRAQAPVYDNQADCDADFVENWCQIDSNGKFVPKLGGFEINAQGAFTREQLAAAGVSPGAGQGSSLSSIDSGLLTGLLIGNLLSGGSRNYYSEPVYRYRDDRGNYANSTLNQRIASGSTFSRSRQAQSGSGFRTTTRPMSVSSSTSRGGFGSQASARSGWGGSSSSSWSSGRSSS
- a CDS encoding glutathionylspermidine synthase family protein; the protein is MKKILCNERPDWRQTAEKLGFLFHTIDGEAYWDESAYYQFSLKQIEDDLEDPTTQIHEMCMDLVDRVVRSEALLDRLSIPPAFYDMIRTSWLDGHPHLYGRLDFSYNGQGPAKLLELNYDTPTSLYETAAFQWGWLEQNIERGVLPRHADQFNSIDTRLHQAFAQLGIERPFYFASMKDSVEDRATTDYLRLIAKKAGIESRHIDVEDIGLTAEGRFVDLQDRWIPHLFKLHAWEFIFHEPFGAAIAASDTQFFEPAWKSILSNKGILPLLWEAHPGHPNLLETHLDLHPQRDVPRGWVRKPFFSREGANIELRTPQDEVVKEDGPYTDAPYILQSFAPLPRFGDSYTLIGSWVIGDQAAGIGVREDDSLITKDSSRFLPHLILD
- the mgtA gene encoding magnesium-translocating P-type ATPase; the encoded protein is MTTVKTRTSSSQNPTRDDTRLSMRAAREAQNSLGVTLDNVKSNANGLTELDAEGRLQRDGFNEVAHDRPPYALVQLLQAFNNPFIYVLMTLTGISFFTDFWLPLQSGEETDLTGVVIVLVMVLVSGLMRFWQEYRSAKAAEALKAMVRTTATVLRREQMGMKAALREVPMRDLVVGDIVQLSAGDMIPADIRLIESRDLFISQAVLTGEALPVEKYDTLGAVQEKSAHRTAADQQDLLDLPNICFMGTNVVSGTATAVVVATGSRTYFGSLARSIVGSRTQTAFDRGVNSVSWLLIRFMLVMVPVVLLINGFTKGDWAEAFMFALAVAVGLTPEMLPMIVSANLAKGAAAMAKRKVVVKRLNAIQNFGAMDVLCTDKTGTLTQDRIILEHHVDISGSRCDQVLQLAWLNSYHQSGMKNLMDRAVVSYAENNPKFSAPDAWSKVDELPFDFVRRRLSVILADASGHHLLVCKGAVEEMLDTATRVRQDGVTVALDAGRRAALLELAEEYNRDGFRVLLVGTRDLAPGQTRQQYSASDERELIIEGFLTFLDPPKETAGPAIAALRENGVTVKVLTGDNPIVTAKVCREVGLEVGQPLLGRDIENMDDAVLARLVEERTVFAKLTPLQKSRVLKALQANGHTVGFLGDGINDAPALRDADVGISVDSGTDIAKESADIILLEKSLMVLEEGVIKGRETFGNIMKYLNMTASSNFGNVFSVLVASAFIPFLPMLAIHLLLQNLMYDISQLSLPWDKMDKEFLRKPRKWDARNIGRFMLWIGPTSSIFDITTYALMWFVFAANSVEMAALFQSGWFIEGLLSQTLVVHMLRTQKIPFIQSTAALPVMLMTGLVMALGIYVPFSPLGEMVGLVPLPWEYFPWLVGTLLCYCVVAQTMKTLYIRRFKQWF
- a CDS encoding Na/Pi cotransporter family protein; this encodes MSGTTLLINLAGSIALLLWGTQMISSALLRGFGTRLRQWLGQHLNNRWMALLSGIAITGVLQSSTAVSLMASSFTATGTLGLAPALAVMLGANIGSTLVVQLLSVDISILTPLVLLAGFIVFRLRDDSRFESLGCALIGLGLMLLALRMLGATLGEVEGTPVFAALMRGLDGDLLIALLAAALLTWLCHSSVAVVLLVASLAATGLLSSVTAMALVLGINIGGALPSLLNADSSVARRLPLGNLLVRLSGAAVLLPCLPWIAQSAPVAALDASLQVVYLHSLFNLVLALLFIGLTGPMATLLNRLLPEPPRDVDPGMPHYLDEAGLAVANIGLSNAAREALRLADMLSLMLDRVLRLFQASTPAGADEVRRIDQSLDLLSAAIRAYLADIGQDGISDQDADRAQETLLFVINLEHAGDILSSSLTQLAARRLRRGEQFSVFELDCIEPLHQAVVDSLSLAITVFLREDLANAHQLVNRKELVRRLEADASREHFRSLREDRTAWAESGDIFQRVLRDYRRVHHHIAALAYPALERAGERDLDNAELGDVLLDNPLSIQPTAQERARCVS